The window CAGTCCTTATCCTGGCACTTGGAGTACACTCTCTTCTATTGAAGATAATGGAGTAAAGCCTTTGATTATGAAGGTTTATAAGACGGCTAAGTCTGACCGCGCATCTGTAGGTACCCCTGGTACGCTCGTTGTAGAAAAGACTCGTCTCTATGTCAATACGTCTGATAACCTCTTGGAACTTCTCGATATTCAGTTGACAGGTAAGAAACGAATGGATGTTCGCTCATTCTTAAATGGGTTTAAGGATATAGAGAAGTACCTCTTCCAGACAGAATGACGATAGTTTAGACAGAGTGACATAAAAACATATTGCTTTAATGACATATTTTGTTGTTTGGAAAGAAGTTAAGTATAGGCTATCAGACAGAACTACATAAGATATCTTAATTCACAGCCTACACGTCCCATATTAAAATATGTCATTAAAGCAATACGTCTTTATGTCATTCAGTCTTCCCTTAGAATATGTCATTAAAGCAATATGTCTTTATGTCATTCAATTTTCCCTTAGAATATGTCATAAAAGCAATATGTTTTTCTGTCATTCTGTCTAAACTCTTGTCTTTCTGTCTTGTTTTATAGTCTCACAGGCATTGTTATTTGTAGTTCAGTGAAGTCTGCCTTTGTTGCATGTGCATTAACGCTAAAGCCTAAAGTAAGATTCTTCAGCTTAGGGAAACTATAAAACACACCAACTTGTTCATGATAAGGTCTTTCTAATCCATTACGTGATTTATAACCCATGTGTCGGTAGAGGTAATAACCTAAGCTGACACGAACAGACATGTTACCATAAAAGATCTCGTGACGACCTTCAATGCTCAGTGACCACGGACTATGCTTCTCTCCAGTGTATCCATGTTCCTTATCATGTTGTGCAACTCTACTAATATAATCTCCATAGAAAAGACCAAAGCCTACGCCAGATGCCCAGCGACGTGCATAACGATAGAGTAGGTGAGTATGGAAAGAATAAGCTCCGTAGAAAGCAAATTGTTCCCTACGATAATCAGGATGTCCTTGTGGAGTTTCAAATTGTGTCTGCTGCCAATCCTCAAGTAAAGTTTTACCACCTACTCCAAGCGTAAATTCAGTAAACCAATACTTTTGGAAGGGATTTTTAGGAAGTGTGTTCCCCTTTGCAACCTTTGTTGTTTCTTTCTCTGGTTCGTATACAATACCAAGGAATGGACCTAAATAGTTTGCTCCTTTGTTGGGTCGTGCCATAGCCCCATTGCTATGGTGTGCGAAGTCTAATCCTGCCTTTACACTCCACTCTTTTGCCACCTTATATTGTCCGTACAGTCCTGCTGTGAAGAAGATATTAAGGTGCGAGCCAATATATTCGTTGTCAATATTGTTCTTTTGGTTATATTTTAGCGAAGTATAGCCTACACCAGTGCCTAAGTAATAGCCCCATTGCCAGTGTTCACTACGATAAAGTGGACGGTTGAATGTACCATATAGGGTTAGGAAGTTACCTAATTTACTGGTATAATCTACTGGCTGTGCCTCTCCCCATGGGGTATCTTTATGCATAGTTGTCCCATGGTTAAGGTTATAGCGCAGACCAACAGAGAATGTAGGGTAGTTATAATCACGTGCAAAATCATTCTCTGTTGGTGTGATATTTAGTTGTGCAGCTATAGCATGCGTCTCTTTCGTCTTAGTCCAAATACGTGGTTCCTTATCTAAACATAAGGTTTGGGCAGGGATATAACGCATCTCTACCCCTGTTTTGGGTATAGCTATAGAATCATACTCTTCTGCAGAAGCAACTACAGAGAGTAGTAAAGAAGGTATGAAAAGGAGTTTTCTCACTTGTCTTCAAACGGCATCAGAGCACCTGTATTCTGTAGCCAAGTGTTACTTCCAACATACTGTTTCGAGCATTCTTTAATAAATCCTTTGCTTCAGTATCTCTTGCTAACTTTCTGAAGTATAGGTTGTAACGCGCTTCTATCTGCCATTGCTTCCATTCGTAGCTGACGCCAAGAGGAAGTGCGACATCACCACTATGGATACGATTCTTGAGGTTGATATCTTCACCATTTTTCTTTTTAGCATGTGCACTGATAACATATCCAGTGTGTACTCCAGTAGTAAAACTCCATGGTAAATCTGCCCAAGGATACCAACGTACTATATAATTAGTGTTGATATAATGTAAATTGACATTGTATGGACCATATTTTTGTATAATAGGGTTTC is drawn from Prevotella melaninogenica and contains these coding sequences:
- a CDS encoding acyloxyacyl hydrolase; amino-acid sequence: MRKLLFIPSLLLSVVASAEEYDSIAIPKTGVEMRYIPAQTLCLDKEPRIWTKTKETHAIAAQLNITPTENDFARDYNYPTFSVGLRYNLNHGTTMHKDTPWGEAQPVDYTSKLGNFLTLYGTFNRPLYRSEHWQWGYYLGTGVGYTSLKYNQKNNIDNEYIGSHLNIFFTAGLYGQYKVAKEWSVKAGLDFAHHSNGAMARPNKGANYLGPFLGIVYEPEKETTKVAKGNTLPKNPFQKYWFTEFTLGVGGKTLLEDWQQTQFETPQGHPDYRREQFAFYGAYSFHTHLLYRYARRWASGVGFGLFYGDYISRVAQHDKEHGYTGEKHSPWSLSIEGRHEIFYGNMSVRVSLGYYLYRHMGYKSRNGLERPYHEQVGVFYSFPKLKNLTLGFSVNAHATKADFTELQITMPVRL
- a CDS encoding outer membrane beta-barrel protein, with translation MKKIILIAAILLGALTNGQAQVINKNAAKRIGEVVKEGYQDVKGAIVQDTKPTGEHTVWDLYAAPKVGLNLSNLIGVDNNFKLGAVAGAYVEVFVAKNLAIDVEMQYSHQGGSGIYRNINTTDDYGNPIIQKYGPYNVNLHYINTNYIVRWYPWADLPWSFTTGVHTGYVISAHAKKKNGEDINLKNRIHSGDVALPLGVSYEWKQWQIEARYNLYFRKLARDTEAKDLLKNARNSMLEVTLGYRIQVL